The DNA sequence GCCTTGCTTTGCCGTCATCATgaaatcattttacttcttttgatTCCCTTTCACCCTGATTCAGTATCATTCATATCATTGCTTCCATGTTGGTATTACAAAGCTTAAGGAACTACTCTACTAAGAATTTAGTACTAAGGCTGGGATTTTGCTGTGAATATGGCAACACCTCAAGTAAAAAGCTGATTGGGGTGACAAGGGTCATTAGCTCTCTGGATACTTGGTCTGCAGCTTGGCAGTTTTGTGAGAAGGGTAGCAGGGACTAGCTGTGCCGGGTGCATTTCAGGACTGGGGGAAGGGAAAAAGATTGGTCCTTAATTAAAATTCTAATCCCAACTTTacccatcatctggccaagtcaGCAGCCAGCACGTGGTTCTGGTGACTGTGCTGTGACGGCATACATAGTTACCTTAGAAAACACTTGCAGATTTACCTAAAAATTCAATATGCTCACCAGATGTTTTGATCAAGCCTGGTGCACTGCCATCTTTTGCCTATGTTTTCTGAGATATCTCATCTCCTACTGCCAGAGTTCCTGGTGGGAGTGTGGATTTAGAGGGAGCTGGTGGTGCATACTGAGCTGACTGTAAATGAGAAAACAGTTTTATCACAGCAGAGGGTCTTCCCAAACTCTCTGTTTTCCAGGTAGCTAACTGAGATTCTTAGGAGGGGCTACTCTGACTTCATCTTGGCCCACCATGAGGTTCTGCCTGCTTTGTGTCTACATGCTGCTCCTGATGGTTTCCCAGTTGAGGGCGGTCAGCTTTCCTGAAGATGATGAGCCCCTTAATACTGTTGACTATCACTGTGAGTAATACAAAGGATGCTGCCCCTTTCCAAGAGGGAATCTcctttggttttgattttctgaGCAAGagtaaaagaaagggagagaaagagatttGTAGGTGTCTTAAAAACAGTTTGCACATTAATTTATACATCATGTGTTTGGAGAAAATGGGACAGTTCTGTTGGGTGCTTTTCTAAAGCAACTCATATGTAGGCTATGTATTTTCAGTTAAAAGGGAAGAGACTGCTTGCTAATATTCactgccttttattcctttatattCAATTCCCTAGGAGAGGAATTTAGTTAAAACCCTCCTACAACTAGTATATACAGCTAATCAATGCCGTACATTGACCCTTCAGCTCCATAATCCTGACTGATGGTTTAGCCCATTTTTACTTGCAGATTCAAGGCAATATCCAGTTTTTAAAGGACGCCCTTCGGGCAATGAATCGCAGCACAGGCTGGACTTTCAGCTGATGTTGAAAATTCGAGACACACTTTATATTGCTGGCAGGTAATTTTCCTCTCGTTGGTTTATTAGattaaaatgcttttctcttgtggTGCTTGCATTAATGTATCTAGTTCATGGAAAACTAATATGTGATTGTGATCAAATATTGCAAGTAGCCAAAAATATTCAAGGAGAAGTGTCAGTGTTGTGTACCAGGAATAAAATACAGGGCTAAAGCCTTCAGTGGTACTATTTTATTACTACCATCAAGAAATCATacaccatttttttccctaaaatagcAAGGAGAAAAatctctctttattctttttaaatgtagaattattCAAGTAAATATTGTAGGTATATCTATGCTAATACCAAGTAGCAGCTTGAACCATTCTTGGAGTGCAGAGCTTTCTTTGCTCCCTAACTGTAtggttatatagttatataaatatatatatagttatataaatatatatatatttactgataTATAAAAACAGCTCACAAATGGAAAAGTGTCCTTTATTGCCTTTCATCGAAACAGAGAAAATCCAGAAGTTCCCAAAACATAATAAAGGCAGATCTGTAAAAAGAAAGTAGGAAGCAGCTTAACATTTTTATGCATTCACATGATATGGCTTATGCTTTATTCCAACAGGGATCAAGTTTATAcagtaaatttaaatgaaatcccCAAAACAGAAGTGATACCAAGCAAGGTGAGTAACTCTAGTTGGCAAATTTATCTGTATTCCCTCAAAACATAAATAATGTCCCCTTCCCCTCCAAAACCGTCGCAGTTTAAAATTGGACTCTGGGTTTGTTCGATTAATACAGAAACTGACATGGCGGTCAAGACAACAAGATCGAGAAAACTGTGCcatgaaaggaaaacataaagTAAGTTAGACAAGTGCCTGCCAGATTTCATCTTTTTTCTGGTCTTCATCCGAGAGTCCTCTACGAGATGGCTAATGTTAAtgtaattattacttttttaggATGAATGCCACAACTTCATTAAAGTATTTGTCCCAAGAAATGATGAGATGGTTTTTGTTTGTGGTACCAATGCATTTAATCCCATGTGTAGATACTACAGGGTAAGTATATTTTATATGATGTGCCTTTTTAATAACCAGTTTCCTTCCTGAACTGCTAAACAATTAGAGTTGAATCCTTTCTACTATAACCCagttatttgttttctctctgatGCAATGGAGGAATAAAGAGAATTTTTCAAATAGAATTTCAATGCAAATAAAGCAGTATTGCCTTCAAACAGGTACATTGCGCAGCTATGACACcagctatttatttttcttttgtagttaaATACCTTGGAGTATGATGGGGAAGAAATTAGTGGCCTGGCAAGATGCCCCTTTGATGCCAGACAAACCAATGTTGCCCTCTTCGCTGGTAAGCCCCTTTAGTGTAGTGGATGTCAACGATTAATGACACTGAAGATGCAAAaggaatttaaaggaaaatacagcTCTTAACTTGGATAGCCACCTTGATATGTTTCAAAGACTAAAATCTAGGACCAGATTTCCAGGACAGAATTTAAAATGAAGTAATTTCAGAGTACTTTTTAAGCATCCTGACACTTCACTCTGTTGTGAACCAGCTTGGTAACCCTGGGCAAGATGCTTAACTTTTTTGGTGCCTAgattcctcctttgtaaaattaGGTGATACCAAGGGTGGGTCCGTCACAGGTCGGTTATGAGATCAGCTATAGATTAATTTGTATATGCAGCGATAACACCAACGAAAATACTCCAAAGGGTATGACACACTGTAGAGGATCATGGGATAATCACAGTTATTTTACCAAAATTATAACTTTGGTTTCAGATGGGAAGCTGTATTCTGCTACGGTGGCTGACTTCTTGGCCAGTGATGCTGTTATTTATCGAAGCATGGGCGATGGATCTGCCCTTCGCACAATAAAATATGATTCCAAATGGATAAAAGGTAACTTTGAAGAGCAGTGGTGTGGGATGGCCAAGAATAGTGAAACAGGAGCTAGAGGCCTCAGGAGAGTCTGTACATGATATTATATTGTTTATTTAGAACAATTGCAAGCTTCTTGGGTGTTGCCCCCTAAATGGGAGCATTGCTGGGGAATGAGGAGATTGGTATTCATAGCTGGAGAGTAGTTTCATCCaggattttttttcatggatAACCTCAAGGGAAGAGCTCTCTGTGTGCCAATTTGCCTAGCTCTAAATGCATGTACTAACCCTCGTTTGCTCCCATCTACCTATCTTTGAAAGTAGACAACAGTGAGAATCAATTTGCCCATATCTGCAGAGTCATTTTGTTCTGTGGAGTCTAACAATCAAGATTTTTCAATTCTCAGTATAAGAGGTTGTCTTCCCTAGTTAAATAGGTTAATGAATAAATCTGTTGAAACAAAGACCTTTGCTATAGTTCAGTTCCCTGTAGGCCTTTTTACAGTCCATTACCTGACATTAAAGACTATGGTCCCCAAAGCCTGAACACACCCATAATGGGACTTCTCAAAGTCGTTGGCATATCAGAGTTCTCACTGGCTCGAATGTAACTCTGTGACATCTGTCAGTCATGCCTAGCAGTTAGGGCCTTAAGTTAATTGAATTATCCTTTAGGAACcagtttgttttccatttttctttcagaacCACATTTTCTTCATGCCATTGAGTATGGAAActatgtctatttcttctttcgaGAAATTGCCGTAGAACATAATAATTTAGGCAAGGCAAGTATATACATTGGACTTGTATTGTATGGCACTGCATGGAATGGAGACCAGTGTGGTAGAGTTATTGGCACCTTCTTGGCGTGTTCTCCAGCAGTAAATTCAATGTACGCAGGGACCAAGTGCAGAGAGTAACTGCCGGGAAAGGCCTGAACAGGAGTCAGAATGGATACAGCAGGCTTGGAGCTGGAGaagctttcatttttctctcacatCAGAATGTTCTGCAGTCACTCTTGAGCTATGGATGCTTCTTTAACTCTTTAGAAATTCATTGATACTCTATTCTTTCTCAGTGTCAAAAAGCAGGATGGCAGGTAGGGGACCTGCTTAGTTTTGAGTGCTTCAGTAAAAGCCTATGTAATTTTAAAGTATCGCAACCCTTTctatgtcaatttttttttattgattatttattttatcctcttattaTATTATTGACCTAGACTGATTAACcagtttttttacatgggcaggcaccgggaaccaaacccgggtccttgggcatggcaggcaagcactcttacctgctgagccaccatggccctctatGTCAATTTTAAGGACAGCACACTTCATTAACACTCTGAGAAGCAAAGTTGGACACAAGGtgcaggaatggttttcattCAGCAAGGCAGTAAGATAGCTCACTTCTGTAGAGCTTTTTGGCAGAACAGGAAACTG is a window from the Tamandua tetradactyla isolate mTamTet1 chromosome 14, mTamTet1.pri, whole genome shotgun sequence genome containing:
- the SEMA6D gene encoding semaphorin-6D isoform X10 produces the protein MRFCLLCVYMLLLMVSQLRAVSFPEDDEPLNTVDYHYSRQYPVFKGRPSGNESQHRLDFQLMLKIRDTLYIAGRDQVYTVNLNEIPKTEVIPSKKLTWRSRQQDRENCAMKGKHKDECHNFIKVFVPRNDEMVFVCGTNAFNPMCRYYRLNTLEYDGEEISGLARCPFDARQTNVALFADGKLYSATVADFLASDAVIYRSMGDGSALRTIKYDSKWIKEPHFLHAIEYGNYVYFFFREIAVEHNNLGKAVYSRVARICKNDMGGSQRVLEKHWTSFLKARLNCSVPGDSFFYFDVLQAITDLIQINGIPTVVGVFTTQLNSIPGSAVCAFSMDDIEKVFKGRFKEQKTPDSVWTAVPEDKVPKPRPGCCAKHGLAEAYKTSIDFPDETLSFIKSHPLMDSAVPPIADEPWFTKTRVRYRLTAIAVDRSAGPYQNYTVIFVGSEAGVVLKVLAKISPFSLNESVLLEEIEAYNHAK